The sequence below is a genomic window from Eleginops maclovinus isolate JMC-PN-2008 ecotype Puerto Natales chromosome 20, JC_Emac_rtc_rv5, whole genome shotgun sequence.
CCTTCCGAGTCAGAGCTGTCCAGGGCCGGTCTGGTTTAGCTTTGCTGAAAGTTGATCCTAAAGGGAGAAATAAGAAAGTCTCTAACAAAGCTTCATGGAAACCATTTAAgatagatacagtggggcaaaaaagtatttagtcagccaccaattgtgcaagttctcccatttaaaaagatgagagaggcctgtaatttttatcataggtatacttcaactatgagagacaaaatgagaaaaaaaaaatccaggaaatcacattgtaggatttttaatgaattaattataaattcctcggtaaaataagtatttggtcaataacaaacaagcaagatttctggctctcacagacctgtaacttcttctttaagaggctcctctgtcctccactcgttacctgtattaatggcacctttttgaactcgttatcagtataaaagacacctgtccacaacctcaaacagtcatactccaaactccactatggccaagaccaaagagctgtcaaaggagaccaagacaaaattgtagacctgcaccaggctgggaaactGAATCTGccaataggtaagcagcttgtGTGACGAAATCACCTGTGAGGCCCAGAGAATAGAAATGGAAGACACAAACCATCGCTACTGCCCTCAGGGACCTCCACGCAGAGCTACCGCTCCTGGGGTCAAAAATTGATCACAAAAAACGGTGAGCAAAAAATCCCAAGAACTCTCCAGGGGGACTAGTTATTATGAGGCTGGGCACATAACGTAACTGTACCATAGTACAAACACATAAACGGCGCCAGTGACTTAAATGCCGCTTTTTGTCGTGTAATGCTTAAGCAAGTCAAACATGTAAAAGACGCCGCTCGAATGTTGTGCTAGAGGACAACATTGAGATCACGGAAAAAGGATTGAGAAAATGTCCCAATGGCAGTGGAAACAAATGACCTTTTTGGTAAACATCAATTGGTGTGTTGGAGGGAAATGGAGATTTGATACAATAGAACCCAGAAATACTTATCTGATGTTGAACATGGGTCGAAAACATCATGATTTGCTGTATATTCTCAAAGGCGACCCCAACTGACCCCTGTATTCCTCAAAACCAAGACAATGAGTGCGCCATGTAATCGTGAATTTGAGTAAAACCCTCCATCACGGCACCACAATAAATGCAGATGACCAcatataaatgaaacaataacCCCAAATCGACCTACACCGCCAGGGAACaagtaatgtatttttaagagatttaaaaagggGTTCCTAAGTGGGTAAGAAGATATCCGGATGGCACCCCATATGAAGCCATATAATTGAGGGGCTCGACAGTCAGAAAGTTTGCCAGCACACAAAACAGCTTAGAAGGAGATCTGATTAAGAGGTAATGCCAAAATACCCAACATCTGTCTCAAAAACCTTGTAAGATATCTTTATAGAcatcatgtgtgttttgttgctaTTTGTTATTCCTCTATCATTAGAGGGCTTAAAGCTAGACATGACAAAATTAAACAGAAGTTAAGAGAAACAGAAgttacagaaagagagagaagcagaacaTAGGCAGAAATTACTTAATAGGTTAATGTGGATATGTGTAAACAGGGGAAGcagcaaatgtatttatcagTGTGCAACTCTCTACATACACATGTTGTAAATAAATCTGCTATAAAATAGATATATAACGAGTCTTCATCGATCCTCACCTCTTACTAAGTCGACATCAATGAGGTCTGGTTTGATGTGACCCGTCTTCCTTGGTTTGCTGTCCAAACCCTAGATGAATGAAAAGTGGTATTTTCCATTTAGTGGGAATGCCGAAGATAGACAGacaaagttttatttatttaccaagaTTTTTAGTTGTCTTACATTTAGATCAGTCTGCTCCAGAGATTTCTCCCAGACTTGTTGATCATAGGCCCCGATCTGtagcaacaacacaacatttatcAATAATTTGAGTTCAAATTTTCACATCTCAGTCAAATTGAGGTTGTCCATATTTATGTCACCAAGGTTCTTCCCCATTAAAGTGTATGAAAAAGTCTCCCCATTAGAAAATGGGCTTGCAAATTATTAAAGTGAAAAGGACCATAAAACAGAATGCTCGTTAACAAGTTTCTGTAGAAACTGAGGGAAATCAGAGGCAGCCTGTTGATGAATTGGGGTAAAGGTATGTAAAACCTGTTGTAAATGAACTggttattgaaataaaacaatttaaataaaaattattaaacaaatgtactttttatcaCAAGTATGACTATAAAACAGCAGGCATGAGCTCAGTCTGTATGGACTTAGCCTATCAACAGAAAGGTCGCCAGTTCAACAATGTTGAgtggtagctggagaggtgccagttcacccTCTGGTCACTACCAAGGTGTCCTCGAGCAAGGCACCCCAACCCTCCCTGGCACGGGACAACTTAGCAGCCTCTTCGCTCTGCCACTCCtttataaaatgcatttgtgcatgtgtgtatttgtactgtgcATTcctatgtgtttgtttttcctgtgtgtattcAACAAACAGACTGAAAAACTGAATACCCCCTTGGGGATAAATAAAGGGTCATCTTCTTCTTAAAAAAACTACACGAACCACTAACATAATGAAGCATAGAGAGGATGGGATTTTTTATATTAGAAGATTAGAAGTTCAGGAGCAACACTTTCTGTTGCACTCCACTGCTGTTGAagacatgcaaacacatgtCTGAAATGGCGTCAGATGTTGTTCACAGTTCATGCAAATCAGGTTAAATGAAGCGGAGCTCTTAAAATGAGTAGTGTGCAGCATTGTGGGCTTCTGGCAGCCTAAGTAAATATCCTCCTACATGTATCAACATATTGTAACCTGTGACAGGTCCCACCTGTTTTTTTCCAACTTCATTTGGTTTGTACACAGTCAAACAAAACAGGAATGGtatgcaggtaaaaaaaaaggtgtttttgtaGAGACAGCATTGTCTCTGTCAATAAAACACACTCAATTAAAAGTCCTAGTCTTAGACTTGTGTATGCTTGGTTAATCTGGGATCATTTGCCTTTATTGATATAAAtattgcctttaaaaaaaaacatgtcttttttcagtactttcttttctttacaacAAAACCCCTAATTTACTTGTCTTTGAAACCTGTTTATTGGATATATTAAATGTACACTTTCCAAAAAGGCCTTTCACAACAACATATTTGGTTTACCTTCTCTTGATACCAGGCTATTCTGGCCATTGTGATCGGATTCTGGAACCAGTGAATTCGCAGTCAGGTCATTTCACAAAGAGTGCAGGAAACAGAGACAACTGGGCAGAAATCCAGATTTGTTCACTAGACATAAAAAGGGATATAGACACATTTAGCATGTTgctaagtacatttattatGAAGTGGTGTCCTTTATTGTACatgtattaatttaattaagaaGGGACAATGCACATTAGTAAACATGAGCACTCTCATCAGACATGTTCATTTGCCAGATTTAGTGGCTGATTTTCCTCTGCAGTCCCTAAGGTTTTAGTGCTTTCtttgattattttataaatgtatactAATTTATAATTCTACTCttctacatttcagaggaaaatattgtactttatatttgttttataacaTCAGATATAAGCTATTACTACAGATTCAAGTATATTCAACAAAACAATTACACAAGTCTGATGTAGTTGACCAGTAAGAATAACtagctaaaaaaagaaaaatacatccaaataaacaacaagttTTTAAGCAACATTTaccaattaaaacaataataatgctTGCACATTATTGCATCGCCTATGATAATACATTCATATATATCATTATGCAATGCAATGCAAAGTATATTAAATGCTGATACTCATGAAGGCTACATTTAGATGTGTAGTGCTTTACGTTTGCATTATTTCTACACTGTGACATTTCTACCTTTACTTAAGTTAATTATGAGTACTCCGTCCAGCAACGCATAAAAGcaatacaatgaaaacaacagTAATCAAAGCGTTAGCTGTAGATGTGGAGCGGTTCATTAGCTACAGTAAGTTTCGTGATGCAGCAGACATCTGTTCAACTAACGTTGTAAACAAGTTAATGTTAGCTAACAAAAGCTGCCCGTTAGCAAGAGGCTAAAAACACTTACCTAAGATGAAACAGTACGGGTTGATCTGCCACTAACTGAAAGACACCTTTAATAATCATCACATACTGGTCGTTAAATACTTCAGTGTCAGGATCAAAGCAGCGTCTTGTTGTCAAACTGAGCTAGCTCCTAGCTGCGCGTTTACCCCAACTGACACTCTTCGACGCAATAAATGACTTCAGAATGATTCATTTCCAAAGTGTTTCCTTCACACGCATGTACTTCAATCCCGATACGTTTATTCCAGGAACTATATACCTCACTAACTTaactttttgttactttttagcttagcattaggcTCCGTGTTCCGCTTCCCTTTTCCGGGGTTTGTTGTGCTTGTGTGGAGATTGAATTCCTTGAGTACTGTCTCTCAGGCGGAGATTGCTCTCTCTTATCTGAATCCTTTTCCGTGGGTAAGATTGAGACAATAAATCGCTACTATTGCATCGTTTATTCCACAACGTCTGATCTACagctacatttttaaatacaagttaGACTGATGGGGCGAGTCGCAAGCACATTGAGGAATGGGCTGCCTTAAATGCGCATTTATGGTCAAAAACTACCCACACAACCTGAATCTGTTCCTAACatttcaaccaatcagagcgcaTCAACGGTAAACGCATCTTTTAACATAATTGTAACGATTGATTTCTCAATTGACCGTTTGGTCCACAACATTTCACTACTCATACCTTCAGATTCAGGAccactatttttttaaatactgcactgaaatgtattttaatagcCACAAGAAAAAGGTATTTTCccacatttcaatttaaaatccTCCCTATACTCGTGCCATGAATACAATTATGTTATATCATCATTCGAAATCTTATTCCTTTAAATGATGGATTCTGGCCTTAACCAGTACAATGTATAGATTCTGAACATATCTGAACTTGGTATTAAAAGTAACCATGTGAAATTACAAAACAGTTTAGAAGACATAACTGTCTTTAATGTTGTCTAAGGGTTGTCTGTTTAAATTGCTTATGAATGTAACACAATCCCAAATATAATCAGTGTAAGATCACAAAATACCAAAACAAGCAGAACATCTTCACATGTAAAAGCAAAGGGGTGTTTTGCATATGCTTCAAAAATGTATGAACAAATAAACGGTTAATAAACCAAATTGAGGTtccaattaataaataattaatcgAACCATTGACTAATGGTTTCAGCTCTAATGACAATGACGTGTTAGTTTTCTGGCATAAAATGACCGCAAACCACATAGCCTCTTCAGACACCTGTATAATTAGGGTCAAAATATACACAACACAAGAGAAGACTCTGTGCTGTACCACCATTACAAGGCACTATTTGTACTACTTTCTAAAGAGTCCATTGTTCAGCTAAATGACTGTCATCTGTGCAGAAGAGGTGAAAATGATAAGGTCCGAGAAAACAACCTTGTCTTGTTTGTCAACAGCCTGTCAAGAATAAGAACGGGTGTCATTTGTCACTTGATTCCTGAGTCTCTGCTGACGGCTGATCTTGCTCTGCTGCACACACGATCTTCGCCTTGACCTTCTTGTTGGAGGAAATGATGAAGTAGGGGCTGAGAGAGGCGTagcaggaggagaagaacaCCCTCATATCAGCCACCACTGGTGAAACCTTCGCAACCGTCAGCATGTAGATCCAGATCACGTTATCAATGCCGAAAAAGAACACATACAGAACCACCAGGGTGACCACCGTTTTAGCCGCCCTGGTCTCTGCCCCTCCACCATGAGAGCGACGCATCCCTCTCACCTTGCGGCTGTGGCGGTGGAGAAGCAGCAAGATGTAACCACTTGAGCCCAGCATCAGGGCGACAAAGGCAAAATCCCTCACAGAGACAGCCACACCATTTATCACATAGGACAGGTTGTCTCTGAAGTCCACATGACAGAAGCCTAGGTTAAGAGTAAAGGCAGGGACCGTGCCATTACGTGGGGCCATAGAGAAGAAAGGGGCTGCGATGCATATGGCCATGTTGAGGAACCACAGTACTGCAAATGTAGGGAGGACCAGGGAAGGAAGTGCAGGCTTCAATCTGGACAAACGGGGTCCAGCGGGGGCGATAGTGACCGCCTGAAACACACTGAGCATGCAGGTGATGCAGACTGACAAAGCCCGGCCAATGCGGTAGGCGTAGATAACCACCTTACAGCCGGGGTCATTCAGCAGGTCCTTCAGCCCAAACACAGTCATAGTCTGGGGGATGCAGCgggtcagcagcagcatcaggtTGGCGAAGGCCAGGTGGCACAGAATCAGGTCTACAGGAAGAACCTTGGGCTCGGTGCAAATTATGTTAGCATAAGCCAGTAGGACCACAGAGTTCCCAAAGATGCCCATTCCTGTTTGCAAGAGGAAGGAGACCCCTTTGATGGTCACACACAGATCCATGACAACAGTGCCTAAAAGCAGACACAGAAACTGTTATGAATACACTAAAAACATCGTCCATGCTACCAAACTACACATTGGGTTGACAACTATACCAACATATACATAATACAACCAAACTTGATACAATCATGTTACTGTCAAATGTTGTTAGTGAAAATTAAGCTCACCTCAAGTTTCAGATGAATAGAAAAGCCTGCTGTGCAATAAATATTGAATTGCCTGTGAAATTGCCATTTATAGTCTCCGATGCCCCTTGAGATCATTGGCCACCGTTGCACATTTCAGCCCACAGTTTGgaaaatgaaagcaacaaaaataaatctgacttgAGTGATCTCAGAGGACAAAGCACTATAGAGGGAATTTGTACGGCTGAAGggtacacacacagttttaattCTGGATTAAAACAATAGTCCCATATGAACATTGAAGCAGTTTTTGCTTTCTGTAATTATTCCCATTGTTCATATCTTACTTGCtggacagagaaaaacaatctTTAAGAACATGTTTTTCAGTGGGTGTCCTTGGTGGCCATTTCTTTGGGCTTTGTTTCTGCAAGACTACAGCAGccatacagtttttcttttgacaACAACTACTCCATAAATTCCCCCAGAAACTTCCAATAGATACTAGAAAAGAGTCTTTAAGTTTACATTAAGCACATTAGGAATAATTACAACACAACGTAATGTACTTATGTTAATGTTtgcaatgttttaaaacatactTCAAAAAAGAGTCTATCATTTAagttttaatgtgaaattcTCATCacaatgagagagaaaaaaccaGGATAAAATGTGATTACATTTCTGGTTTGGAATAAGATACAGTAGTGTAATATCAACAAAGCATCTCAGagagtggtgtaaagtaactaagtacatttactcaagtgttgtactgaagtacaattttgaggtacttgttctttacttgagtttttcaATATTTCGATAcattgtacttctactccactacaattcataCACTGtgttacttctacttttactttaagtacatgatctgagtacttctcccacctctgattcCAGATTAGTTTAGGTTTTAGtgttggacatttttttcattatcaAATTAGTTAATTGAGCTGCCTTAGGTTGTATTTATAACATCGTTTGTTAATTCTAAACTTGAGTGGTCTTTTCCTGTACTTAACTTCCTCACGTCAGTGTCCATAGACAGAGACTGTCAGTCAAACATTATAATACTATTTCCCAGCTGActtgaaaaaaagttaaaccaTCCCTGTAGAGACAACTATGTGCGGTTATTGTTGATGCTGAAGCAGCCTGATGATGCCTTGAATGAGCTATCAAGAGGCTTTTACAAGCACAGCTGTTGCTTCAGTTTGCGCTGCTCTCCTCCTGCATGTCCTGGGAGCATGTTAAAAGACACCGAGGAACAAGACAATTAGCCATATAACAATGCGTGTCTGTACTAATTGGGGGCACAGGGACGAGTCGCTGTTATTCATTTATGTTCCTCACTGACATATGCTACAACAGAAGTTTGCTATTCGTATCACGCATTTACAGCCCCATGAACTGCTAATTGCAGATGTGTCTTCATTGAAAGCGCTGTAACCGACTGGTTCGTTTTAttcttctgttttctctgtTGCAAATTGGGACTGGGTCTGTGTGCTGAAACATTGTTGTTTTAGGAGCCTGTCTTCTCTTGGGAGGGGGCTGTGGATAACCCATCATAGGATGTGttatttccctgtgtgttttttcattacatgtttacatgttcaaAGAGCTAATTAAAATGGCAAGTTCAAGCATGTCCTTCTCAGGGAATTGCATCATGCAAAGTACGCTGCAAAATCTGGGCTTTTTCCCTCCTGACATgaaattacatttccttttttatggaTGATGTAAATAGTTTTCTCCCGTTGCACtaatttgatttaaacattttatgaaGTAATTCAGTTACAATATCATCCTTAGAGGTGAAGCATACGAGCACACATTTTAATACAGTTCCTGTCAACAAATATGTcttgtgtttgtctctgcaTGTATTAATACAGTGTGTGACACATCGTCTTGCCCAAGGAGTTAAAGGAAGACAAATGACTAAATTAATTGATacaacaaaatctacaaacctataaaatagattaaaaaacatatatacataataaaataaaataataataatgtaaactCATTGATAATTACAATAAAGGTTAAATgattaaaagattaaaagaccaacttaaaaagaaatgtcGCAAATACAACGGTGaaataatataagttaaaacctataaaaccttaaaaattcaaattaagtaaataatacaaattgaaaCTCCATTTAAAAGGAGGGTGTCGCTAATAAAATGCTAATCTAAAAAGATGAGTCTTTAGCTGCCGTTTCATAAGGTCGCCTGGGTTGATCTCTGATATTTCCTGGTAAGGTGTTAGTAAGATTCTTCTCAAATTATAGACTGTGCTCAAATGGCATTTTGATAGCGGAGTTTTAGATCATTTACTTGGCAACT
It includes:
- the LOC134883276 gene encoding olfactory receptor class A-like protein 1 is translated as MDLCVTIKGVSFLLQTGMGIFGNSVVLLAYANIICTEPKVLPVDLILCHLAFANLMLLLTRCIPQTMTVFGLKDLLNDPGCKVVIYAYRIGRALSVCITCMLSVFQAVTIAPAGPRLSRLKPALPSLVLPTFAVLWFLNMAICIAAPFFSMAPRNGTVPAFTLNLGFCHVDFRDNLSYVINGVAVSVRDFAFVALMLGSSGYILLLLHRHSRKVRGMRRSHGGGAETRAAKTVVTLVVLYVFFFGIDNVIWIYMLTVAKVSPVVADMRVFFSSCYASLSPYFIISSNKKVKAKIVCAAEQDQPSAETQESSDK